TAATGAAGGCAGCTTAGACAGGGTATTGATATGTCTCAGCAGTCTAAGTGATTCCATGTTCTTTGTATGACTGAGTTTTGAGTGGATGGTGGATGGGATTCAGCAATATGCATAAAGCAGAAGGATGGAGGAATTGGTTCAGTAATTGTGCCAATCAAAATTCTGCTTTCATGCACTTGCCAGTTTCAAAGTGTATAGTTTGTCCTCTGTTTATATGGATATCTGAATGAGCTAATACAGCTGTTTGAGTGGCTTGGTAAATAGATCGTTTGTGGAAGAGGGTTCCTGTGTTAGTTGCTACCTGCTGTTAATATGAACAACCAAAAAGAATTGACTTGCAGGCCCATCTTTTTGACGGCATCTCATCTTCACATTTATGGTTGCACACAGTTATATTCCATTAACATTTTCATGAATCCCTGTTGAGTGCTTGCTTCTATCACTTTAATTATGTCAGCATCACTGCAGTTAATTAATTGTCCACACCTGCTGTTCTAATCCTCCATGTACAGTTGTACACATTCTTTTCAACTTATTCAGTTTTCAATGGTTATAGATGTGATAAATGGGTCGCAAGTGATCGTTTATTAAAGTTGACAGAGGAGAATGTTCGCAAACAACTAGAGCTGAAAAACCAGTCATGGGATAAAACCGTCAAGACTGGTGGACGGTCAGCACAGCATAACCCAGAAGGCTCTAATGGTTAGTGACATTTGCAGTAGTGGCATCATCTTGCAACTGAACATCTTGATCATCTCATTGATTGATGTAGCTCAAATTCCATCCTGGATATCTTCTTTTGAAGTAAATTGTTAAGTTGCAATCCATTGTTGGAGTGATTTTGTGATAGGTGCTAAAACAACTTTTTGTGATAGATAAGTAGTATGTCACTAGTTATACATATCTGCAGTAATGCAGTAATGAATATAGAGCACAATGTTCTAAAAGGTGCTAGGTTCTAGTAAGGGTGTCTCTTGGAGCCTAGGTAGGCTACGTAGCCGCCTTTCAGAACTTTGATCGGGCATTTAGGAAGTTCACATATCTTGACCTTATTTATATCTTTTGGTTGAAATTTCTCCTGATTGGCTCTCATATTTGCTTTCAGCAGATGCAAAAGCCGATAAAGAGGACACTAAGGGTCTTGGTAAGTCTGCTGTTCTTTTTAACAAAATTCCTTGTGTCATTTGTTTCTTTTATTCTACTGCTACATTTATCTGTTTTCAGATTTTTCCCAGCTACTTATTTGTATAATACATACTTTAATATAGTTGTTATATTGAAATTCCAGTCAAGGGAAAGAAGCGCAAGAATCAGCTTGGCGTTGAGGTGGCTATCATTCCCAAACATGTACattgtgaaatactccctccgtccggaaatacttgtcggagaaatggaagTATTTGATTTGATTTTCTATAAAGTTCATATTCTTGCATATTATCCATATACAGAACAAACAATACTAATATTAAACATATCTCCTTTTGCGCTTCTGCTCTATTCCAAAATGCTAATACTTACGTATTGCATGCACATTG
The window above is part of the Triticum aestivum cultivar Chinese Spring chromosome 2A, IWGSC CS RefSeq v2.1, whole genome shotgun sequence genome. Proteins encoded here:
- the LOC123187110 gene encoding protein MRG1-like isoform X2, translating into MGGSSNTIGGGGAGGKDKEDKGKGSSVSFTEGEKVLAYHGRLLYEAKVQKTENREGERWYFVHYLGWNKKCDKWVASDRLLKLTEENVRKQLELKNQSWDKTVKTGGRSAQHNPEGSNDAKADKEDTKGLVKGKKRKNQLGVEVAIIPKHVHCEILPPSGNTCRRNGSI
- the LOC123187110 gene encoding protein MRG1-like isoform X1, whose product is MGGSSNTIGGGGAGGKDKEDKGKGSSVSFTEGEKVLAYHGRLLYEAKVQKTENREGERWYFVHYLGWNKKCDKWVASDRLLKLTEENVRKQLELKNQSWDKTVKTGGRSAQHNPEGSNADAKADKEDTKGLVKGKKRKNQLGVEVAIIPKHVHCEILPPSGNTCRRNGSI